From a single Brassica rapa cultivar Chiifu-401-42 chromosome A01, CAAS_Brap_v3.01, whole genome shotgun sequence genomic region:
- the LOC103830284 gene encoding cleavage and polyadenylation specificity factor subunit 3-I: MASSSTSLKRREQQPMSREGDQLIVTPLGAGNEVGRSCVYMSFRGKTILFDCGINPAYSGMAALPYFDEIDPSTIDVLLITHFHLDHAASLPYFLEKTTFKGRVFMTHATKAIYKLLLTDYVKVSKVSVEDMLFDEHDINKSMDKIEVIDFHQTVEVNGIKFWCYTAGHVLGAAMFMVDIAGVRILYTGDYSREEDRHLRAAELPQFSPDICIIESTSGVQLHQSRHIREKRFTDVIHSTVAQGGRVLIPAFALGRAQELLLILDEYWANHPDLHNIPIYYASPLAKKCMAVYQTYILSMNDRIRNQFANSNPFVFKHISALNSIDDFRDVGPSVVMASPGGLQSGFSRQLFDIWCSDKRNACIIPGYMVEGTLAKTIINEPKEVTLMNGLTAPLNMQVHYISFSAHADYAQTSTFLKELMPPNIILVHGEANEMMRLKQKLFTEFPDGNTRIMNPKNCESVEMYFNSEKMAKTIGRLAEKTPDVGDSVSGILVKKGFTYQIMAPDDLHVFSQLSTATVTQRITIPFSGAFGVITHRLGKIFESVESSTDEETGLPALKVHERVTVKQESEKHISLQWSSDPISDMVSDSIVALVLNISREVPKIVAEEEVAVKSEEENGKKVEKVIYALLVSLFGDVKLGENGKLVISVDGNVAHLDKESGDVEGEHEGLKERVRVAFHRIQSAVKPIPLSAE, encoded by the exons ATGGCATCTTCTTCGACATCTCTGAAAAGGAGAGAGCAGCAGCCAATGTCGCGAGAAGGAGATCAGCTTATCGTCACTCCTTTAGGCGCCGGTAACGAAGTCGGTCGTTCCTGCGTTTACATGTCCTTCCGCGGCAAAACCATTCTG TTCGATTGCGGGATCAATCCTGCCTACTCGGGAATGGCTGCCTTGCCTTACTTCGATGAGATTGATCCTTCCACCATTGATGTCCTCTTGATTACTCA CTTTCATTTGGATCATGCAGCATCCCTTCCTTATTTTCTAGAGAAG ACTACATTCAAAGGAAGAGTTTTCATGACGCATGCTACCAAGGCTATCTACAAGTTGCTGCTTACAGATTATGTTAAAGTCAGCAAGGTTTCTGTGGAAGACATGTTGTTCGATGAACATGACATCAACAAATCCATGGATAAAATTGAG GTTATTGATTTCCATCAAACGGTTGAAGTGAACGGCATTAAGTTCTGGTGCTACACGGCAGGCCATGTTTTGGGTGCAGCCATGTTCATGGTGGACATTGCTGGTGTCCGGATCCTCTACACAGGCGACTATTCCCGTGAGGAAGACCGACATCTAAGAGCAGCTGAGCTTCCTCAATTCTCCCCTGACATATGCATCATTGAATCCACTTCCGGCGTCCAGCTTCATCAGTCTCGTCACATCAGGGAGAAACGCTTCACCGATGTTATCCATTCGACAGTTGCCCAGGGCGGTCGTGTCCTGATCCCAGCTTTTGCCCTCGGCCGTGCGCAGGAACTCCTCTTGATTCTAGATGAGTACTGGGCCAACCACCCTGATCTACACAACATCCCTATCTACTATGCGTCACCGCTCGCCAAAAAGTGTATGGCTGTTTACCAGACCTACATTTTATCCATGAACGACAGGATCCGCAACCAGTTTGCGAATTCTAATCCCTTTGTGTTCAAGCACATATCTGCGCTGAACAGCATCGATGATTTCAGAGATGTTGGTCCGTCTGTGGTTATGGCTAGTCCTGGTGGTCTTCAAAGCGGTTTCTCGAGGCAGCTCTTTGACATCTGGTGTTCGGATAAGAGAAACGCTTGTATCATACCTGGTTATATGGTGGAAGGTACACTGGCGAAAACGATAATCAATGAGCCCAAGGAGGTGACTCTTATGAACGGTCTTACTGCTCCTCTCAACATGCAGGTGCACTACATCTCCTTCTCTGCTCACGCAGACTATGCGCAGACGAGCACTTTCTTGAAAGAGCTCATGCCACCAAACATCATCCTTGTCCACGGTGAAGCTAACGAGATGATGAGGCTCAAACAGAAACTCTTTACTGAGTTTCCTGATGGAAACACGAGGATCATGAATCCGAAGAACTGTGAGTCGGTTGAAATGTACTTCAACTCTGAGAAAATGGCGAAAACCATTGGGAGATTGGCTGAGAAGACACCTGATGTTGGAGATTCAGTGAGTGGAATTCTGGTGAAGAAAGGTTTCACTTATCAGATAATGGCACCTGATGATCTCCATGTTTTCTCACAGCTATCGACAGCAACTGTTACTCAGCGGATAACTATCCCTTTCTCTGGAGCTTTCGGTGTGATAACACATCGCCTCGGGAAGATTTTCGAGTCCGTTGAATCTTCAACGGACGAGGAAACTGGTCTTCCAGCGCTGAAAGTACACGAAAGAGTAACTGTGAAGCAAGAGTCAGAGAAGCACATCTCGCTTCAGTGGTCATCTGATCCAATAAGTGACATGGTTTCAGACTCCATTGTGGCTCTGGTTCTCAACATCAGCCGGGAAGTCCCCAAGATCGTTGCGGAGGAAGAAGTTGCTGTGAAATCCGAAGAAGAGAATGGGAAAAAAGTGGAAAAAGTGATATATGCTCTTCTTGTGTCGCTCTTTGGGGATGTGAAACTTGGAGAGAATGGGAAGCTGGTGATTAGTGTCGATGGCAATGTCGCTCATCTTGATAAAGAGAGTGGAGATGTAGAGGGTGAGCATGAAGGTCTAAAAGAAAGAGTGAGAGTAGCTTTTCATCGGATTCAAAGCGCTGTGAAACCAATCCCTCTCTCAGCTGAATGA
- the LOC103830303 gene encoding protein RTF1 homolog, with product MVDLDDLLLEAAGRTNAAPPSRSRPPSRRREGSYSDGGSDSNSDADRAYPSSRKPSASQVPLKKRLEAERDATSDPEGVSSSDDEDSDFGDDLYKNEEDRQKLAGMTEFQREMILAERADKKGDKSFTEKLRSKRENDKTTTTPVSLKNTHPPPASRGVRSSARSADRAAAKDDALNELRAKRMKQQQDPAALRKLRDASKGGSGSRDFSSMKRKHLASSSDSDRSQSDDEGSNGGMVDSDDDRSDVPTYEDIKEITIRRSKLAKWFMEPFFEELIVGCFVRVGIGRSKSGPIYRLCMVKNVDAADPDKAYKLENKTTHKYLNVFWGNETSAARWQMAMISDGHPVEEEYRQWIREVERTNGRLPSKEDVSEKKEAIKRINSFVYSAETVKQMLQEKKSASVRPMNIAAEKDRLRKDLEIAESKNDRAGVERIKAKIKQLDASRNKKGVDKKALKLFEMNKKNRAENFKNASEVKSITASLKAGEAGYDPFSRRWTRSSNYYNGKNSGKDGGENEAAAAAAAAVEANEADAGGVEATEAALEAAAEAGKLIDTRAPIGQGAEHNLMHNFELPLSLTALQKYGGPQGVQKAFMARKQVTEATVGCRVVENDGKRHGLTLTVSDYKRRRGLL from the coding sequence ATGGTTGATTTAGATGACTTGCTTTTGGAAGCTGCTGGGAGAACAAACGCAGCTCCTCCTTCTAGGTCCCGTCCTCCTTCGCGGAGACGTGAAGGTTCTTACTCCGATGGTGGCAGCGATTCAAACTCTGATGCAGATCGTGCCTATCCATCAAGTAGAAAGCCTTCTGCTTCTCAAGTTCCTTTAAAGAAGAGACTAGAGGCAGAGAGAGATGCCACATCTGATCCTGAAGGTGTCAGCAGCAGCGACGACGAGGACTCTGATTTTGGTGACGACCTTTACAAGAACGAGGAGGACAGGCAGAAGCTTGCTGGGATGACTGAGTTTCAGAGGGAGATGATTCTCGCCGAACGCGCTGACAAGAAAGGTGACAAGAGCTTCACTGAGAAGCTTAGGTCCAAGAGGGAAAACGACAAGACAACCACCACCCCTGTTTCCCTAAAGAACACTCACCCTCCTCCTGCCTCTCGCGGTGTTCGCTCTTCTGCTAGATCTGCTGACAGAGCCGCTGCAAAGGATGATGCTTTGAACGAGCTGAGGGCTAAGCGTATGAAGCAGCAGCAGGACCCTGCTGCTCTCAGGAAGCTCAGGGATGCATCCAAAGGTGGTTCAGGTAGCAGAGATTTTTCGTCGATGAAGAGGAAGCATTTAGCTAGCTCAAGTGATAGTGATAGGTCTCAGAGTGACGATGAAGGCTCCAATGGAGGAATGGTTGACAGTGATGACGACAGGTCAGATGTGCCGACGTATGAGGATATTAAGGAGATTACTATTAGGCGGTCTAAGCTTGCTAAATGGTTTATGGAGCCTTTCTTTGAGGAGCTCATCGTTGGTTGCTTTGTGAGAGTTGGGATTGGAAGGTCGAAGAGTGGTCCCATTTACAGACTCTGCATGGTGAAGAATGTTGATGCAGCTGATCCGGACAAGGCGTACAAGCTAGAGAACAAGACTACTCACAAGTACCTTAACGTGTTCTGGGGTAATGAAACCTCTGCTGCTCGTTGGCAAATGGCGATGATCTCAGATGGGCATCCTGTGGAGGAAGAGTATAGGCAATGGATCAGAGAGGTTGAGAGAACAAATGGTCGCCTGCCTTCAAAGGAAGATGTATCAGAGAAGAAGGAAGCGATCAAAAGAATCAACAGCTTTGTCTACTCGGCGGAGACTGTTAAGCAGATGTTGCAGGAGAAAAAATCAGCCTCGGTGAGGCCGATGAATATTGCAGCAGAGAAAGATCGGCTTAGAAAAGATTTGGAGATTGCGGAGAGCAAAAACGATAGAGCTGGTGTAGAGAGGATCAAAGCTAAGATCAAGCAGCTCGATGCCTCACGGAATAAGAAAGGTGTAGATAAAAAAGCACTCAAACTCTTCGAGATGAACAAGAAGAACAGAGCCGAGAATTTCAAGAACGCATCAGAGGTGAAATCAATCACTGCTAGTCTCAAGGCTGGTGAAGCTGGGTATGATCCGTTTTCAAGGAGGTGGACACGCTCATCAAACTACTACAATGGTAAAAACAGTGGGAAAGACGGAGGAGAGAACGAAGCCGCAGCTGCAGCAGCAGCAGCGGTTGAGGCCAATGAAGCAGATGCAGGCGGTGTTGAAGCGACAGAAGCAGCTTTAGAAGCGGCTGCAGAGGCAGGGAAGCTGATAGACACAAGAGCTCCAATAGGTCAAGGAGCGGAACACAATCTGATGCATAACTTTGAGTTGCCTTTATCCTTAACGGCATTGCAGAAGTATGGAGGACCTCAGGGAGTACAGAAAGCATTCATGGCGAGGAAACAGGTGACAGAAGCAACAGTGGGATGCAGGGTTGTTGAGAACGATGGTAAGAGACATGGACTTACGTTAACTGTTAGTGATTACAAGAGAAGGAGAGGTCTTCTCTGA
- the LOC103830294 gene encoding LOW QUALITY PROTEIN: uncharacterized protein LOC103830294 (The sequence of the model RefSeq protein was modified relative to this genomic sequence to represent the inferred CDS: inserted 2 bases in 1 codon; deleted 5 bases in 3 codons) yields MASVLLLFLVFVFDLTAFGLAVAAEQRRTTWQVVNESGDSSYCVCEKDIATGLGIGSLLLIVASSQLFIMVASRYRLALSGSRSYPIVLFITTWVFFFIAEVCLLAGSVRNAYHTKYHVYFGNTAPSCRSLRKGVFAAGAAFIXTGIVSELYYVCLTRPKDYYEVPRDPSIRMSSL; encoded by the exons ATGGCTTCTGTGTTGCTACTGTTTCTAGTGTTTGTGTTTGATCTCACAGCTTTTGGTCTTGCCGTTGCTGCCGAACAGAGAAGAACCACC TGGCAAGTTGTTAATGAATCAGGAGATTCAAGCTAC TGTGTGTGTGAGAAAGATATAGCAACTGGTCTCGGAATAGGTTCTTTGTTG CTTATAGTGGCAAGTAGTCAGCTCTTCATAATGGTGGCGAGCCGATATCGCTTAGCACTAAGTGGGTCTAGATCCTATCCTATTGTTCTTTTCATCACCACctg GGTCTTCTTCTTCATAGCAGAGGTGTGTTTACTTGCGGGATCTGTGCGAAACGCTTACCACACCAAGTACCATGTCTACTTTGGGAACACTGCTCCTTCTTGTCGATCTTTAAGGAAAGGCGTGTTTGCG GCTGGAGCTGCGTTCAT AACAGGGATTGTCTCCGAGCTTTACTACGTGTGCTTGACAAGGCCCAAAGACTATTATGAGGTTCCTAGAGATCCGAGTATTCGAATGAGTAGCTTGTAA